In Campylobacter concisus, the sequence TTTGCTCTCTCGTAGCCCTTTGCGCCAAATTTCACATTGCGATCGCTTAAATTTAAATGCCAGCTCACCTCGCCCTGCAAGCACGCTGAGCTGCAAACTAGGCCCTCGCTATGCTCTTTTAAGATTTTTTTATTGATACGAGGATAGTAGTAAAAGCCCTCGATGTAGCTCATGGAGCTAAGATACATCAGATTTTTATAGCCGGTCTCGTTTTTGGCGATTAGGATGAGGTGAAAGCGCTGTTTGGTGCTCTTGTCGTCAAGCTGCTCGCCGTTATGCACGTAAGCTTCGATGCCAATTAGTGGTTTTATCCCCTCTTTTTTCATCGCTTTGTAAAAATCTATCGCTCCAAACATATTGCCGTGATCAGTAATCGCCGCTGCTGTGTCGCCTCTATCATGAAGCACATGAACTAGCTCTTTTATCTTGTTCGCTCCGTCAAGTAGGGAGTATTCGGTGTGTAAATGTAGGTGCGTAAAGCTAGAATTTTCACTCATTTTTTATCCTTTTTTAATGAGTGGATTTTACAAAATTTTGGCTAATAAGGTGCTTGATGAAATCTTAATGGGAGCTTTAAAATTTAGATATTTTTCAGTCTGTGGCTAAGAACGAAGCGCGCTGTCATCTGATGCACTATGCTATTAAGGTCTTGTAAATTTTAAAATTTCATGAACGAGTAATTTCGACTCTAAAATTTGAACTAAGCGGTCAGTGAAGCCAAAATTTAGTAGTCAATTCTTTCGAGTGAAAGGAATTTGAAAATCTATAAAGTGAAAAAGAATTAGATCGCGGACTAAGCCGCAATCCATTATAGATAAACTGGGATATTTGTGTGTTCTAAGAAAAATCTCGAAGTGCCACCAAGCACCATTTCCATAAGACCATTTTCACCATATCTACTAGCAACGATTAGATCAGCATTTCTATCAATAGCTGCTTTTAAAAGTGCTTCACCAGGTATCATCGTAGTAGCAATCACTTCAAAAGTGGCTGATATGCCATGAATTTTGAAGTACTCTTCAAGCTTTTTAAGATTTAGTTCAGCATTATCGCCAAGGCTTGCTTTTGAGGTAATGCACTGAACCTTTTTTGCCTTTTTTAAAAGATCGATCGAGCCTGTTAATGCCCTTGAGCTTTGAGTAGTGCCTGTCCAGCTAACAAGGATATTATCAGCTTTAAACTCACGCATTTTTCTAGGGATTACAATCGCATTTTTACCACTTTTTAAAACAGCTGACTCAAATGTACCAGTGATCTTTCCATCAAGTGGCACAGCAGCCACAACTAGGTCGCAAAATTTACTCTCTTGCTCCACTATCGCGCTTCTTTTGCCACTATGAATCGTAAAATTTGCAGTGCAAACATCTTCAATAATTTCACTAGTTACTTTTATGCCAAGCTCAGCACAAATTTTATTGAAAATTTTCTCATTCTCTTCATGCTCGACAGCTAGTTCAGATTTAGCTGATTTTAGAAATTCTTCAAAAAGTACTCCTCCACGAAGCGTCATTTTCATATTATAAACTACGCTTGGGTCAAGCTGGCAAGTCATAATTTCCATATGTGTGTTAAACCACTGAGCAACCTTTAGGGCACCATAAATTCTTGGCTCGATATCATCTCCAGCTCCTATTGGAAAAAGCAACTTTTTGTATTTCATCATCTGTCCTTTAAAATTTATTCAACCAAAGAGAGCGAAATTTTATTTCCTTTTTGCTCGCTCACACACACTTTTACCTGATCGCCTACGTTTAATGGGGTTTTTATCTTTGAGATATGAAGCAAGCCATCAATGCCATCTTTTAGCTCGATAAACACACCAAAATCAACAACACTCTTTACGGTTCCTAAAAACTCATCACCGATATTAAAATTTGGTTTTGAACGCTCTTTGTCGTGTTTAAATGGCTTTTTACCAAACGAGCGTCCATTGTCTTTTGAAGTGATAGAGATGATGTAGTCTTTTGCAGCATCGACATTTTTCTTTGCTCCACCTGCGATTTTTACCTCGCCTTTTTCTCTATCAAGATCGATTGAGACTTCAAATTTCTCAATGATCTCTTTTATAGTCTTGCCAGCTTGACCGATGATATCTACGATCTTGCTTGGATCAACGTTAAATAGCTCAAGTTTTGGAAGCACGTCTTCATTTATTTCTATATTTTTATCCGCTTCTGTCATCAAAGATAAGATATGTTCTCTACCACGTTTTGCTTGATAAAGTGCCTCTTTTAGCACTTCTAAACTAATGCCACCAAGCTTAATATCCATCTGAAGCGCTGTGATACCATCGCTTGTGCCCGCTACTTTAAAGTCCATATCGCCATCGTGATCTTCAAGCCCCATGATATCTGTTAGCACTGCGTGTTTATCGCCTTCAAATATTAATCCCATAGCGACACCTGCGACAAGTTTTAAAGTATTTACGCCAGCTGCCCTAAGTGCAAGAGAGCCACCACAAACGCTAGCCATCGAACTTGAGCCGTTGCTCTCTAAAATTTCTGAAACGACTCTTATTGTGTATGGTGATGCTAGATCAATGCTTGGCGCAAGGGCACGTTTGGCCAAATTTCCATGTCCAAGCTCGCGTCTACCAGGAGCTTTTAATGGGCTTGCCTCACCTACGCTAAAGCCTGGGAAATTGTAGTTAAACATAAATTTTTCTACAAAAGGTACTTTTTCAGTGAGGATGTCATACATCTGAGCATCGCTATCTGTGCCAAGAGTAGCAACAACTAGCGCCTGAGTTTGACCTCTTGTAAAGAGGCATGAGCCATGTGCATTTGGAAGCACATTTGTCTCGATGCTAATAGGTCTAACCTCTTCAAGACCACGTCCATCAGCTCTAACACCCTCGTTTATGATCTGCTCTCTAACGATTTTCTTTTTATATTTGCCAAGGACATTTGTGATGACAGCCTCGTCCCAGCCCTCTTTTTGAGCGACCTCATCGCTTGAAATTTGTTTTGCGATCTTGCTAAGTTCGCTCGCGCGCTCGCTTTTTGCCATTTGATTGATAGCATTTTTGACTTCAGCTTTATAAAATTTATCAATGTAAATAGCGATATTTTCATTTTCTATCTCAGGTTTTAGCTCAAGCGCAGCGTCCTCTTTTTTATGCTCTTTGAAAGCTTCTTCGTAAGCACTGCTAGCCCTTAATATCGCCTTACCAGCAAAATCAATCGCCTCAACCATCATATCTTCGCTAAATTCATTCATTAGCTGTTTTTGAGCCATGCTATCACTTAAGCTCGGATCTATCATTGGCTCAATAGCGACCATCGGAATAAGCTGCGTAGTTTGTTGAGGCAAGCTTCTCATCTCGATCATCAAAAGCTCATCTTTTGTGCCAGCTACATAAAGATCGATCGCACTTTGTTTTAGTTCAGAGTTGCTTGGGTTGATCACAAATTTTTCATCTATATAACCAACTCTCACGCCACAAACTGGGCGATTTACCGGGATATCACTAAGATAAAGAGCAACTGAGGCTGCATTTAGACTTACAACTTGCAAATCAACCTCAGGATCAGCTGAAAGCACCATTACCACTATTTGAGTTGGATATGCGTAACCTTTTGGAAAGAGTGGTCTAAGAGATCTATCGATGATACGAGCTGTTAGCGTTTCAAAGTCGCCTGGCTTTGTCTCGCGCTTAACGTAACCGCCAGGAATTTTACCAGCGGCGTAAGCTTTTTCAATGTATTGCACTGTTAGAGGTAAAAAATCCTCCTCAACTTGCGTGTCCTCTCTTGCAACAGTTGCTAAAACTACGGTATTTTTCACCCTTAAGAGTACCGCTCCGCTAGCTTGTTTTGCTACTTTATTAAGGTCAAAAATTTCAACCTGATTATTGACTTCTATACTATATTGCATTATTTTTATCTCCTTGTTGTTTTTGTAACGGCAAATAATAAGGGCTCTCTTCTAATATTGACATGATACGCTCACTCGTAGCTTCGATCTTTTTCTCGTAATACGAATCCACATCGATAAAATCAACGATCTTGTTTATCGTGTAAATTTCATCAACCATATCATTTAAATTTGTAAAGACATCAGTAGCAATCACTGGCGTTGCGTATGAAATGGATTTTACCTTCACATCAAGCAACGTCTTTATGCAAATGAGTGCCGTCATACCAGTCTCGCACCCCTCATCGATTAGTAAAATATTTTTATCTTTTAGCTCTCCTATCAAATTTCCTTTTCGGTATTTATAAACGTTTTTTAAAATTTTTTCTTCATATTTTCTGTGTGCTTCACCATAGATATAGTCATAGCTTATACCAAAAGCTTTTATAAGTTTATCATTTAATACTATATCTTCTGTCTCGCTAACTATTGCAACATCACATTCGCTATTATTTGGTGCAGGTATTGGCTCGCTAAAGAGCATCTCGTAGCTTAAATTTAAACTTCTACAAACTGCATCTGTGAGTATAACTGACTCAAGTGACATACAAACAACTATCGTCTTTTTATCTACAAGCTCTTTTTTTGGCAAAATTTCAATTAGTTTGCTAGCTGCTTCTAATTGATCCTTAAATTTAGCTGTTATCATTTAGTTGGCACTCGATTTTGTGCTGCTTTGCGAAAAGTCATAGTGCAAACCGCCCATTGGATAGAAATTTATCGTGAAATAGATACCATTTTTTCTAGTTGATGCTGAGCCATTTATTGTTGTTGTTGGCTCGACATCTTGTTGATAAATTATCCCGTAATTCCAGCATTTTCTTTGATGAAGCACGCCAACTCTCCAGCTTTTTGTGTAGCTTCGCTCGATATCATATTGCCAGCCGCCAATAAGACTATACTGATGAGGTAATTTTACTCCAAGACCACTTGTAAAATAGCTATCTTTTGTTGCGCTATTTTTTATTTTGCTATCATTTTTCTTCATGGTGTGAAGCATATTTAGCCAGAATAGATCATTTGTGTATGAAAATCCGCTTTGTACCTTTTTAAGCTCTTTGCTCTTGTGTGAATATTCAAGCTTATTATAAAGGCTTAAATTTTCAAATGGATATAGATAGATAGCATTTTTTAAATTCGAATATTCATCTTCTTTTGTGTAATATCCTTGAGAAATACTATGTTTTATAATCTTTCTACCATTAGAGTTAAAGAAATACTGAGTCAGATAACCAGAAATTTCTTCCTTACTCTGCTCTTGAGCCAAGAAATTTTCATACTCATTTAGATTTTCATCATAGATAAACTCATCATCTAAATTTCCTTTTCTATAACCTGGTAGTAGGTATTCGGCTCCAAAATTTAGAGTGTGATAAAAGCTTTCATACGCTTTTGCAAGGTCAGTGTGAAGGGCAAATTTGTGATAATTATTTACAAAATTTGTATGCTTATCTTCTCTTTTATCATCAAATGAATTTATCTTGTTTTCGTAGTTTATCCTTGAAGCGTAAAGATACTCGTAAAATGAAAACGTTAAGCTATCATCAAGTAGTGGCACATGCACTGAAGCTGGAAGTGTAAATTCATACTGAGTCGCTCTAACGCCTATTTTTCTATCATATCTATGTGACTGAATATCGAGTGAATATAAGATATTTGGCAAGACAATATCATCTGTAAATTTATGATACTGAAGCGATGGAAGCTCTTGAAGCGTGTCTTTGTTCTCATTTTTTGAGCCAATTTTTTCAGTGTCTATGTAGTATTTTGCATAAGCACCAAAATAATGATCGTCATTTGCAATGAAGTAGTTAAATTTAGAAGTTACAAGCGAATCATAATCATCATCCCTGCCCTTTAAATTTAAATAATCTATATCATTTAGCTTTGTTGCATCTATCCAAATTCCCTCTTGCAAATCCGCTTCGCTAAGGTATCTTATAAGCTTATCTCTTTCGTATTTTAGTCCAATGCCTTTATGTGTTTTATTTTTTAGTTCAGCCTTATTTGATGTCTCTCCTTTTTGCTTGGCTTGGTAGCTGTTTTTATCAGTAAATGAGCCAAAGCTGATTTCGCCCCTTGAATCAGGCGATTCAGTAAATCTAAACGCACCATAAATTCCAGCACCTCTATTTGTTCTTATCTGCGGATCAAGCTCGAAGTCCCACTCATTATAAGGTGCAAAATAAATCGGCTGCTTGTAATAAAAACCTTCAGATTTTCCGTATCCAAGTTCAGGCGGTAAAAGACCTGTTCTTCTTGTGGTATCTGTTGAAAAACCAAAATATGGTAAGTAAAAAACTGGCACATTAGCTATACGAAAGACTGGGT encodes:
- a CDS encoding universal stress protein — encoded protein: MKYKKLLFPIGAGDDIEPRIYGALKVAQWFNTHMEIMTCQLDPSVVYNMKMTLRGGVLFEEFLKSAKSELAVEHEENEKIFNKICAELGIKVTSEIIEDVCTANFTIHSGKRSAIVEQESKFCDLVVAAVPLDGKITGTFESAVLKSGKNAIVIPRKMREFKADNILVSWTGTTQSSRALTGSIDLLKKAKKVQCITSKASLGDNAELNLKKLEEYFKIHGISATFEVIATTMIPGEALLKAAIDRNADLIVASRYGENGLMEMVLGGTSRFFLEHTNIPVYL
- a CDS encoding polyribonucleotide nucleotidyltransferase, with amino-acid sequence MQYSIEVNNQVEIFDLNKVAKQASGAVLLRVKNTVVLATVAREDTQVEEDFLPLTVQYIEKAYAAGKIPGGYVKRETKPGDFETLTARIIDRSLRPLFPKGYAYPTQIVVMVLSADPEVDLQVVSLNAASVALYLSDIPVNRPVCGVRVGYIDEKFVINPSNSELKQSAIDLYVAGTKDELLMIEMRSLPQQTTQLIPMVAIEPMIDPSLSDSMAQKQLMNEFSEDMMVEAIDFAGKAILRASSAYEEAFKEHKKEDAALELKPEIENENIAIYIDKFYKAEVKNAINQMAKSERASELSKIAKQISSDEVAQKEGWDEAVITNVLGKYKKKIVREQIINEGVRADGRGLEEVRPISIETNVLPNAHGSCLFTRGQTQALVVATLGTDSDAQMYDILTEKVPFVEKFMFNYNFPGFSVGEASPLKAPGRRELGHGNLAKRALAPSIDLASPYTIRVVSEILESNGSSSMASVCGGSLALRAAGVNTLKLVAGVAMGLIFEGDKHAVLTDIMGLEDHDGDMDFKVAGTSDGITALQMDIKLGGISLEVLKEALYQAKRGREHILSLMTEADKNIEINEDVLPKLELFNVDPSKIVDIIGQAGKTIKEIIEKFEVSIDLDREKGEVKIAGGAKKNVDAAKDYIISITSKDNGRSFGKKPFKHDKERSKPNFNIGDEFLGTVKSVVDFGVFIELKDGIDGLLHISKIKTPLNVGDQVKVCVSEQKGNKISLSLVE
- a CDS encoding sodium:proton antiporter; the encoded protein is MITAKFKDQLEAASKLIEILPKKELVDKKTIVVCMSLESVILTDAVCRSLNLSYEMLFSEPIPAPNNSECDVAIVSETEDIVLNDKLIKAFGISYDYIYGEAHRKYEEKILKNVYKYRKGNLIGELKDKNILLIDEGCETGMTALICIKTLLDVKVKSISYATPVIATDVFTNLNDMVDEIYTINKIVDFIDVDSYYEKKIEATSERIMSILEESPYYLPLQKQQGDKNNAI
- a CDS encoding LPS-assembly protein LptD, producing the protein MRKILFLVPVCILNLSAAVQDVQLLADDVKQDKGIVTANKNVVVYSQDYLVTADCAVYNQNNSVIELFGNVNMMKGKSEVSRSNYAKLNLKNNDTAFESLFMMNKDMEVWMRSDESSSDSEYYRVKKAMVSSCNVQDPDWSITSSSAMLNKQSKFLHLFNPVFRIANVPVFYLPYFGFSTDTTRRTGLLPPELGYGKSEGFYYKQPIYFAPYNEWDFELDPQIRTNRGAGIYGAFRFTESPDSRGEISFGSFTDKNSYQAKQKGETSNKAELKNKTHKGIGLKYERDKLIRYLSEADLQEGIWIDATKLNDIDYLNLKGRDDDYDSLVTSKFNYFIANDDHYFGAYAKYYIDTEKIGSKNENKDTLQELPSLQYHKFTDDIVLPNILYSLDIQSHRYDRKIGVRATQYEFTLPASVHVPLLDDSLTFSFYEYLYASRINYENKINSFDDKREDKHTNFVNNYHKFALHTDLAKAYESFYHTLNFGAEYLLPGYRKGNLDDEFIYDENLNEYENFLAQEQSKEEISGYLTQYFFNSNGRKIIKHSISQGYYTKEDEYSNLKNAIYLYPFENLSLYNKLEYSHKSKELKKVQSGFSYTNDLFWLNMLHTMKKNDSKIKNSATKDSYFTSGLGVKLPHQYSLIGGWQYDIERSYTKSWRVGVLHQRKCWNYGIIYQQDVEPTTTINGSASTRKNGIYFTINFYPMGGLHYDFSQSSTKSSAN